TAAAGATACCCCTTTCCTACTCTAATACACACTCCATCTTCTCCAGCGCCCGCCTTTTCCTGGAGCGGACCGTATGCTCGTTCATCCTGAGGATCCGGCTGATCTCCCGGCTGGTATATCCGCCGAACACAGACAGTCCCACGATCATCTGCTCCTCCTCCGGCAGAACGGCGAATGCCTTCCGCACATCCAGGGCAAGTCCCGGATCTGTCTCCCGGGCCTCCACGGAGAAGAAAGTCTCCTCCTGGTCCAGGCTTACAAGGCGCGCCCGCTCCCGGAACCGCTTTTTGCATTGGTTCGCCAGGATGGTGAACATCCAGCTTTTAAAAGCCTCCTCTTTTCGCAGCTTCCCGATATTCTCATAGCCCGCCAGCACCGCTTCGCTGACTGCATCCTCCGCTTCCTGTCCGTCCCGCAGGATACAGAGGGCGAACCGGTACAGATCCTGGTACACGCTCTGGTACATCTTTGCAAATGTATCCCCGTCACACTTCATAATCCTGTCCTCCCTCATCAGATAGGATCTTCTGGTATCGTATCTATTAGAGTCGAAAAAGATCTCTTTTGATGCATAAAAGGCCGGGAAAAATTTTTTCCCGGCCCGGATCACTCTTCTATCCTCTGTAATAATTGATCAGACATCCCTTGCAGATGATCTCCCGCTCTGCATCTGTCATATCTCCCAGCTTCAGGCTGATCTCTTTGAGACTCTCTCCCACAAGATAAGCCTTCACTTCGGACGCCTTCTCCTCCACTGCCTTCCGGATCTCCGGCACAAACAGATAGTCTCCGTTCTTAAAGCTCAAGGCCTGGTCGTTCTCTTCCGTGATGAAGGGAAGCATTCCCCAGTTGATCAGGTTGGAGCGGTACCGTTTGGTAGCGTACTCATTGGCGATATTGGCCCAGCCGCCCAGCACTTTCTGACAGGAGGCCGCCTGCTCTCTCGCAGATCCGTCTCCCGGCTTCACTGCGAAAATGGTGCTGCCCACGCCAATGTTTCCGGTGTTGACCTCCGGATATTCCGCTGTGATCTTCGAAAGCACCATCTTTAGCTCTGTCAGGGCTTCTGTTGGGTCTTCCCCTGCCTCCAGGGCCTTCTGGGCCTTCTGCACTTCCTTGGCCCGTCCCACATAGGCCGGGTCCTTCCTGGACAGGGCGAACTCTGCCAGGCCCAGCGGATTGGACCGGTAAGAAGAAGTCTCGCCGGAGGGGATCAGCTCGTCTGTGGTGGTCACCGGATCGTGGATCTCAGATACCACCTTCAGGATCAGGTTCTCCGGAAGCGCCGGCATCTGCGGCCAGTCTTTGATGTTAGGGCCGAACTTGATCTCCACGCCGGGATCTGCCACGCCCTTGCTGTCAAATACCCGGTTGGCGTAAATATTCTGATCAAAATGATAGGTGCGTCCTTTGTACTCTACGTCCATATCAGTGGCCGGCGTCAGGAATCCCTTGTTGGCCGCCGTTGCCGCGATGGAACGGGCGTCCATCAACGCCACCGACGCGATCTGGCCGCTCTGCAGCTTGGAGCCCTCCCGGTTGGGGAAGTTTCTGGTGGAGTGACGGATGGAGAACGCGTTGTTGGCCGGCGTGTCTCCCGCGCCGAAGCAGGGGCCGCAGAAGGCGGTCTTCACAATGGTTCCTGCTTCCATCAGATCCGCTACCGCGCCGTTTTTCACCAGTTCCATGTAGATCGGCGTGCTGGCCGGATAGACGCTGAAGGTAAATTCATCCGCGCCGATATAATGGCCCCGGATGATATCCGCCGCCGCGCAGATATTCTCAAATCCGCCGCCGGCACATCCGGCGATGATCCCCTGATCTACATACAGTTTTCCATTTACGATCTTATCCTGGAGAGAGTACTCCACCGCGCCGTCCAGGCTTACCTGGGCCTTCTTCTCCACATCGTGGAGGACGTCCGCCAGGTTGGCGTTCACCTCGTCGATGGTGTAGACGTTGGATGGATGGAAGGGCATGGCGATCATCGGCCGGATCTCGCTTAAGTTGACATAGACCATGCCGTCGTAATAGGTGACCGCTCCCGGGTTTAATTCCTTGTAATCCCCTTCCCGTCCGTGGATCTCATAGAACTCCCGGATCTTCTCATCCGTCTTCCAGATGGAGGACAGGCAGGTAGTCTCTGTGGTCATTACATCAATACTGATCCGGAAGTCCGCGCTCAGCTTCTCCACGCCTGGGCCTACGAACTCCATAACTTTATTGTTCACATATCCGTTGCCGAAGGTAGCTCCGATAATGGCCAGAGCCACATCCTGAGGCCCTACTCCTTTCATGGGCTCGCCGTCCAGGTAGATACCGATCACCTGAGGCATCTTGATATCATAAGTTTTATTCAGAAGCTGCTTGACCAGCTCCGGTCCGCCCTCGCCCATGGCCATGGTTCCCAGGGCGCCGTAGCGGGTGTGGCTGTCAGATCCCAGGATCATCTTGCCGCCGCCTGCCAGCATTTCCCGGGCATACTGATGGATAACCGCCTGATGAGGGGGCACATAGACGCCGCCGTACTTCTTGGCGCAGGTCAGTCCAAACATGTGGTCATCCTCATTGATGGTACCGCCCACCGCGCACAGGGAATTGTGGCAGTTGGTGAGCACATAGGGGATGGGGAACTTCTCCAGACCGGAAGCTCTCGCCGTCTGGATGATCCCCACAAATGTAATGTCGTGGGAGGTCAGCTTGTCAAACTTGATCTGCAGCCGCTCCATATTCCCGGAAGTGTTGTGCTCCTTCAGGATATTGTAGGCCATGGTCTGCTGAGCCGCCTCTTCCCGGGATACTTCCTTCCCGGTTCTGGCTTTCGCCTCCTCGGGGCTCTCCACGATCTCGGTACCATTTAAGAGATAGACTCCGTTGTCGTATAATTTTATCATGCTTTAGCTCCTCCTGTTCTCTAAGTCTTTCATATGATCTGCCACCATGATGGCGATCTTAAAGGTCAGGGCGTCCTCGAAGATCCGGACGTCCAGGCCTGTTTTTTTCTCGATCTTCTCAAGCCGGTACACCAGCGTGTTCCGGTGTACGTGCAGCTGGCGCGCAGTCTCTGAGATGTTCAGGTTGTTGTCGAAGAAGGTGAAGACGGTGGTCAGTTCTTCCTCCCCGAATGTTTCCGCCTCCTGGTCCTCGAACACTTCCCGCAGGAACATTTCACATAAGGACGCCGGCAGCTGATGGATCAGCCTTCCGATCCCCAGCTCATTGTAGGCGAAGATATTTTTGTCCACATAGAAGACCTTGCCCACTTCCATGGCCATGGCGGCCTCCTTGTAAGACCGGGACACATCCCGTAATTCCTGCACGATGGTCCCGTAGGAAACCCGCACGCTGACCATGGCTTCCATATTCAGAGTGTCCACCAGGACCCGGGCCGTCTGGGCAAGATACGGGTATCCCTCCGGTTCCTCCAGGGCTTTCACCAGGATGATATTCTCCTCATCCACCGCCGTCACAAAATCCCTGGTGCCGGTGGCGTACAGGCCCTTCAGGGTGTCCATGATCAGGTTGTCCCCTTCGTTCTTGGCCTGGATAAGGAACACTGCCCGCTTCAGTTCCGTGGGGATCCGCATCTTTCTCGCCTGATTATACACATCCACCATCAGAAGATTGTCCAGCAGAAGATTCTGGACGAACCGGTTCTTATCCATCCGTTCTTTATAGGCCAGGATCAGGTTCCCAAGCTGGCTTGCGCCCATCCGGCCCGCAAGGCCCATCTCTTCTTCGCTGCCCCGCAGCGCCAGCACATAGACCGGATCCTCATCATCACGGATCAGAAAGAATCCTTCCTCTCCGCCGATCCGGCTCTCCTGTCCCGAGGTACAGAACGCCCGCACATCCTGCTCCATCTCTATGGCTTTCTCACTGGTCCTGACCAGGCAGGTCCCCCGCACATCCCATACGGAACATTCCAGTCCGGTGATCTCCCGGATATCCTGCACTGTTCTATGCAATATCTGATTTGATAACACGAAAACTCCTCCCATCTGGAGCCTACTGGTTTACATTTATCCATTTTATCATAGGATCCCCGGACTGTCCACGCCCAGAATCCTGTCATCATATAAAAAGGGCACTCCCTAAGGAATGCCCTCTCAACTTGCTGTTTCAAAAACCGTTCACTAGTTTGTGATGGTCTGCTCAGTCTCTTTGTCAAATACATGGATCTTCTCAGCGTCCAGAGCGAACTTAACGGTATCGCCTGTTCTTGCGGTTGTTCTGGGATCAACTCTTGCGGTCATGCTGGATCCCTCGTAATCGAAGTACAGGAATACTTCAGCTCCCAGCATCTCGTATACACGGATCTTAGCTTCGATCACGGTGTTCGGAGAAGCTGCAAGGAATGCAGGCTCATCATGAACATCTTCCGGACGGATACCAAGCACAACGGTCTTTCCGTCGTATCCGCCGTCGATCAATTTCTGTCCCTTGGAAGCCGGAAGTTCGATCTTGGAAGGTCCTGCTACCAGGTATACCTTGCCGTTCTCTACCTGACAGGTAGCGTCTACAAAGTTCATCTGCGGAGATCCGATGAATCCTGCTACGAACAGGTTGCAGGGATAATCGTACAGAGTCTGCGGAGTATCTACCTGCTGAACAACACCGGCGTTCATAACTACGATCCTGGTACCAA
This window of the Massilistercora timonensis genome carries:
- a CDS encoding sigma-70 family RNA polymerase sigma factor, whose amino-acid sequence is MKCDGDTFAKMYQSVYQDLYRFALCILRDGQEAEDAVSEAVLAGYENIGKLRKEEAFKSWMFTILANQCKKRFRERARLVSLDQEETFFSVEARETDPGLALDVRKAFAVLPEEEQMIVGLSVFGGYTSREISRILRMNEHTVRSRKRRALEKMECVLE
- a CDS encoding hydratase; this translates as MIKLYDNGVYLLNGTEIVESPEEAKARTGKEVSREEAAQQTMAYNILKEHNTSGNMERLQIKFDKLTSHDITFVGIIQTARASGLEKFPIPYVLTNCHNSLCAVGGTINEDDHMFGLTCAKKYGGVYVPPHQAVIHQYAREMLAGGGKMILGSDSHTRYGALGTMAMGEGGPELVKQLLNKTYDIKMPQVIGIYLDGEPMKGVGPQDVALAIIGATFGNGYVNNKVMEFVGPGVEKLSADFRISIDVMTTETTCLSSIWKTDEKIREFYEIHGREGDYKELNPGAVTYYDGMVYVNLSEIRPMIAMPFHPSNVYTIDEVNANLADVLHDVEKKAQVSLDGAVEYSLQDKIVNGKLYVDQGIIAGCAGGGFENICAAADIIRGHYIGADEFTFSVYPASTPIYMELVKNGAVADLMEAGTIVKTAFCGPCFGAGDTPANNAFSIRHSTRNFPNREGSKLQSGQIASVALMDARSIAATAANKGFLTPATDMDVEYKGRTYHFDQNIYANRVFDSKGVADPGVEIKFGPNIKDWPQMPALPENLILKVVSEIHDPVTTTDELIPSGETSSYRSNPLGLAEFALSRKDPAYVGRAKEVQKAQKALEAGEDPTEALTELKMVLSKITAEYPEVNTGNIGVGSTIFAVKPGDGSAREQAASCQKVLGGWANIANEYATKRYRSNLINWGMLPFITEENDQALSFKNGDYLFVPEIRKAVEEKASEVKAYLVGESLKEISLKLGDMTDAEREIICKGCLINYYRG
- a CDS encoding helix-turn-helix domain-containing protein, giving the protein MLSNQILHRTVQDIREITGLECSVWDVRGTCLVRTSEKAIEMEQDVRAFCTSGQESRIGGEEGFFLIRDDEDPVYVLALRGSEEEMGLAGRMGASQLGNLILAYKERMDKNRFVQNLLLDNLLMVDVYNQARKMRIPTELKRAVFLIQAKNEGDNLIMDTLKGLYATGTRDFVTAVDEENIILVKALEEPEGYPYLAQTARVLVDTLNMEAMVSVRVSYGTIVQELRDVSRSYKEAAMAMEVGKVFYVDKNIFAYNELGIGRLIHQLPASLCEMFLREVFEDQEAETFGEEELTTVFTFFDNNLNISETARQLHVHRNTLVYRLEKIEKKTGLDVRIFEDALTFKIAIMVADHMKDLENRRS